From the Venenivibrio stagnispumantis genome, one window contains:
- a CDS encoding tetratricopeptide repeat protein — protein MFSVAILNLYNDNQKLQKNLDIIQESMEIDNLDKIVIVGKKPEDINTELDVEYLEINSDNKAFLRNKALEKIDSEYTLWLSDFSELDDFTIDELVEVANEYKDADIIYPNSVYKNLQGDKSINMYPDFYGREKDILQTLSIENFLPEFGVLTKNQTVKDFNEDFDDFEFYEKIYKNLNNLKLKCSDISFITINEKDSFIDTSYRAKAIRDLLEIYDLKEIFKNINWEDENSALATAYTIIGDRLSNYYDFFNATEFYRKALLSFHNKHTLKQLIKAYVYMGLFDKAKELVSQEQGLNQDEIKAITQEISQAEQIINLLEKSVLENKLDDVLSMINEVIQYYKGAMIYNILGVIFYYKQDLINSYRFFHKAFTMNPIDEDILRNLVDLAKLTGNEEKVKKLVKRLIG, from the coding sequence ATGTTTTCTGTGGCTATTTTAAATTTGTATAATGATAACCAAAAACTGCAAAAAAATTTAGACATTATTCAAGAAAGTATGGAAATAGATAATCTTGATAAGATAGTGATTGTTGGAAAAAAACCGGAAGATATTAACACAGAACTTGATGTGGAATATTTGGAGATAAACTCTGATAATAAAGCATTTTTGAGAAATAAAGCCTTAGAAAAGATAGATTCTGAATATACTTTATGGCTTTCTGATTTTTCAGAACTTGATGATTTTACTATAGATGAGCTTGTGGAAGTAGCAAATGAATATAAAGATGCTGATATAATATATCCTAACTCTGTTTATAAAAATCTTCAAGGTGATAAATCTATAAATATGTATCCGGATTTTTACGGTAGAGAAAAAGATATTTTACAAACATTAAGTATTGAAAATTTTTTGCCGGAGTTTGGAGTTTTGACAAAAAATCAGACTGTAAAAGATTTTAATGAAGATTTTGATGATTTTGAATTTTATGAAAAGATATATAAAAATCTGAATAATTTAAAACTAAAATGTTCTGATATTAGCTTTATAACTATAAATGAGAAAGATAGTTTTATAGATACATCTTATAGAGCAAAAGCTATTAGAGATTTATTAGAAATTTATGATTTAAAAGAGATATTTAAAAATATCAATTGGGAAGATGAGAACTCTGCATTGGCTACTGCATATACCATAATAGGAGATAGATTATCAAATTATTATGATTTCTTCAATGCAACGGAATTTTACAGAAAAGCTTTATTATCTTTTCATAATAAACATACATTAAAACAATTAATAAAAGCTTATGTTTATATGGGATTATTTGATAAAGCAAAAGAGTTGGTATCGCAGGAACAAGGTTTAAATCAAGATGAGATAAAAGCGATAACCCAAGAAATATCACAAGCAGAGCAGATAATAAATCTTCTTGAAAAATCAGTCCTTGAAAATAAACTTGATGATGTTCTATCAATGATAAATGAGGTTATACAGTATTATAAAGGTGCTATGATTTATAATATTCTCGGTGTGATTTTTTATTATAAACAAGATTTAATAAATTCTTATAGATTTTTCCATAAAGCTTTTACAATGAATCCTATAGATGAAGATATACTTAGAAATTTAGTAGATTTAGCAAAATTAACCGGTAATGAGGAAAAAGTTAAAAAATTAGTAAAAAGATTAATAGGATAA
- a CDS encoding glycosyltransferase family 2 protein, whose product MKKENKSPLVTAVMPVYNHEKYVAEAIKSVINQDYENIEFIIINDGSTDNTHDVIMSFINECKNRFVRFEYRNRENRGTAATLNEMLDWAKSKYFTQIDADDIMLPDKVSLLVNELENLDDSYAVAFGDNSFIDENSNKIYLEFGTWRTISAEKRTNSFLEFHTYGRNINYRDKEVFGSYKTLLAGNYLPANGYLAKTEKIKEVGGWSDWNTIEDWELWLRLAKKYKFAYVDKVVALYRMHTNKKSIEKRKRILYDILKILNKEKEYAFSNGFGDIWQFHYRLIKKILVMEGHI is encoded by the coding sequence ATGAAAAAAGAAAATAAATCACCATTAGTAACGGCTGTTATGCCTGTTTATAATCATGAGAAATATGTAGCAGAGGCAATAAAAAGCGTTATTAATCAAGATTATGAAAACATAGAATTTATAATAATAAATGATGGTTCTACGGATAATACTCATGATGTTATTATGAGCTTTATAAATGAATGTAAAAATAGATTTGTAAGATTTGAATACAGGAATAGAGAAAATAGAGGGACTGCTGCAACTCTAAACGAAATGCTTGACTGGGCTAAGAGTAAATATTTTACACAGATAGATGCAGATGATATTATGCTTCCTGATAAAGTTTCTTTATTAGTTAATGAATTAGAAAATTTAGATGATAGTTATGCTGTTGCTTTTGGAGATAATAGCTTTATAGATGAAAATTCTAATAAAATTTATTTGGAATTTGGAACATGGAGAACTATATCGGCAGAAAAAAGAACTAATTCATTTTTAGAATTTCATACTTATGGAAGAAATATAAATTATAGAGATAAAGAAGTATTTGGAAGTTATAAAACATTATTAGCAGGTAATTATTTACCTGCTAATGGTTATTTGGCAAAAACTGAAAAAATAAAGGAAGTAGGTGGATGGTCTGATTGGAATACAATAGAAGATTGGGAGCTGTGGTTAAGGTTAGCGAAAAAATACAAATTTGCTTATGTTGATAAAGTTGTTGCTCTTTATAGGATGCATACAAATAAGAAAAGTATAGAAAAAAGAAAAAGAATCCTTTATGATATCCTAAAAATTTTGAATAAAGAGAAAGAATATGCATTTTCTAATGGTTTTGGAGATATTTGGCAATTTCATTATAGATTAATAAAAAAAATTTTGGTAATGGAAGGACATATATGA
- the fliS gene encoding flagellar export chaperone FliS: MINPYEAYLESNISTASKLDQIIMLYDKAIISLERAKEDIKNNDIKSKINNINKALDIINYLNAILDMEKGEEIAQNLRDIYTFLMKHITIANAENSVEKIDESIKVLKNLNEGWIGIKDKI; the protein is encoded by the coding sequence ATGATAAATCCTTATGAAGCATATTTAGAAAGTAATATATCAACTGCTTCAAAATTAGACCAGATAATTATGTTATATGATAAAGCAATTATCTCATTGGAAAGAGCAAAAGAGGATATAAAAAATAATGATATTAAATCTAAAATAAACAATATTAACAAAGCATTAGATATTATAAACTATCTGAATGCTATTCTTGATATGGAGAAAGGAGAAGAAATAGCTCAAAATTTAAGGGATATATATACCTTCTTGATGAAACATATAACTATAGCCAATGCTGAAAACAGCGTAGAAAAAATAGATGAAAGTATAAAGGTATTAAAAAATCTAAATGAAGGTTGGATAGGAATAAAAGATAAAATATAA
- the tagD gene encoding glycerol-3-phosphate cytidylyltransferase, with protein MDNKSRKVVITYGTFDLFHIGHLNLLKRAKELGDYLIVGVSTDEFNEIKGKKTIIPYSHRAEIVANIKCVDLVIPEYCWEQKINDIKKYNVDVFVMGNDWKGKFDFLKEYCEVVYLDRTKDISTTQLKQTLKSLSVSKFEIIKAIEILEQLKRDLD; from the coding sequence ATGGACAATAAAAGCAGAAAAGTAGTTATTACTTATGGTACATTTGATTTATTTCACATAGGACATTTAAATTTGCTAAAAAGGGCTAAAGAACTTGGAGATTATTTAATTGTTGGAGTATCTACGGATGAGTTTAATGAAATAAAAGGAAAAAAAACAATAATTCCTTATTCTCATAGAGCAGAAATTGTTGCCAACATAAAATGCGTTGATTTAGTAATTCCAGAATATTGCTGGGAACAGAAAATTAACGATATAAAAAAATATAATGTTGATGTATTTGTGATGGGTAATGATTGGAAGGGTAAGTTTGATTTTTTGAAAGAATACTGTGAGGTTGTTTACTTAGATAGAACGAAAGATATTTCTACTACTCAATTGAAACAAACATTAAAATCTCTTTCAGTTTCAAAATTCGAAATTATTAAAGCAATAGAAATTTTAGAGCAATTAAAAAGGGACTTAGATTAA
- a CDS encoding glycosyltransferase: protein MKISVLIPTYNRPHYLIEALESILNQTLQPDEIIIADDNVDDRETNFKALLPYLEKYPHIKYVQNIHRLGGAGNYKNLFYLARGEYIKYLAEDDILYPENLEKLSKILDSDENITVATSVRDVINEVTKEKIEIPAATQIFPEDTIIDGKIVIKKSIIDSQNYIGEFSTYMFRKKDVDFELFKCCDFEFKANADWFLWMSLAKKGKVAYLTQPLSMFRFGHTNEQLSEEQMINGLNELLFFVSNQFLNYLDIDIDIKDKFNVYDKLIGNLHFTSLSLAQKNEANQKLMNIKNKLLSKIKEDINKCQYEDKIEQNVSIIIVTYNNEDTIYQCLDSVSRNMRKDDEVIIVDNNSRDNTLNIVKSFNDKRIKILSLNENIGYSAGINRGIEYAKYDFYIFLNPDTIVTKNFVQKLLDPLINHGYAASSPLSSYVIPNQHLRYYSKISILFEDLSYDEISDYLGCLYKDEPYKESKLLVGFCLATKKEIVDKIGGLDEDLFLGNDDLEFSWRLQLNGYKQAIVKNCFIYHKGHESFRKSGSIAEKLVEESTNILAQKLVDYYGYGNVPTPEKLWGISWFCPTDKKYAFMFKYSDKDIDFKKVEEEIKNNKYSVAIILVNYKNWKDTKECVNSLKNLDYKNFAIFIVDNSEEDKEIIKNYYKDEYQIIEENEEIKDFSKPVVILTENKGFSHANNVAIKKIKDKFDYIWVLNNDTVVNPDTLSHLLETSLKTDNPVVTCKIKDFHQKDKVQYNGVMASYIPIDDTPDRIKEAKFLSGANLLMKSKIYDEIGLWEECYFLYYEDNDIHQRLLKKGYKLIYTPYTEIYHKGGSTIGKWKQNELSLYYAMRNRALFMKKHYGDIDDSYFIELVKDYFNNYVENIGNLRTIFTVVIDIFTGKTGKSFNPDLIINYKRKDEDKLREIYKDAPKELLELYVKCMNKPRDKEQFTELIKFARKGYGQ from the coding sequence ATGAAAATCTCTGTGCTTATACCTACTTACAATAGACCACATTATCTTATTGAAGCGTTGGAAAGTATTTTAAATCAAACATTACAACCGGATGAAATTATTATTGCTGATGATAATGTGGATGATAGAGAAACTAATTTTAAAGCATTACTGCCATACTTAGAGAAATATCCACATATAAAATATGTTCAAAATATACATAGATTAGGTGGAGCCGGAAACTATAAAAATCTTTTTTATCTTGCAAGAGGTGAATATATAAAATATCTTGCTGAAGATGATATTTTATATCCGGAAAATTTGGAAAAGTTATCAAAAATATTAGATAGTGATGAAAATATAACCGTAGCCACTTCTGTAAGAGATGTTATAAATGAAGTTACCAAAGAAAAAATAGAAATCCCTGCAGCAACTCAAATCTTTCCGGAAGATACTATAATTGATGGAAAAATAGTTATAAAAAAATCCATAATAGATTCACAAAATTATATAGGTGAGTTTTCAACATATATGTTTAGGAAAAAAGATGTAGATTTTGAACTTTTTAAATGTTGTGATTTTGAATTTAAAGCAAATGCCGATTGGTTTTTATGGATGTCTTTGGCTAAAAAAGGAAAAGTTGCATATCTAACACAACCTTTATCAATGTTTAGATTTGGACATACTAATGAGCAATTATCAGAAGAACAAATGATAAATGGATTAAATGAACTACTTTTCTTTGTAAGCAATCAATTTCTAAACTATCTTGACATAGATATAGATATAAAAGATAAATTCAATGTATATGATAAACTTATAGGAAATTTACACTTTACATCTTTATCTCTGGCACAAAAGAATGAAGCAAATCAAAAGTTAATGAATATAAAAAATAAACTTTTATCAAAAATAAAAGAGGATATAAATAAATGCCAATATGAAGATAAAATAGAGCAAAATGTTTCAATTATTATAGTTACATACAACAATGAAGATACAATTTATCAATGTTTAGACTCTGTATCAAGGAATATGAGAAAAGATGATGAAGTTATTATTGTTGATAACAATTCAAGGGATAACACATTAAATATTGTAAAAAGTTTTAATGATAAAAGAATAAAAATTTTATCATTAAATGAAAATATAGGTTATTCAGCCGGTATAAATAGGGGTATTGAATATGCAAAGTATGATTTTTATATATTTTTAAATCCGGATACAATAGTAACAAAAAATTTTGTCCAAAAATTATTAGACCCACTTATAAATCATGGATATGCAGCATCTTCTCCTTTGAGCTCTTATGTAATTCCAAATCAGCATTTAAGATATTATTCTAAAATATCTATACTTTTTGAGGATTTATCTTATGATGAAATTTCGGATTATCTTGGATGTTTATATAAAGATGAGCCATATAAAGAGAGTAAATTATTAGTTGGTTTTTGTTTAGCAACAAAAAAAGAAATTGTAGATAAAATAGGTGGTTTAGATGAAGATTTATTTCTTGGAAATGATGATTTAGAGTTTTCTTGGAGATTACAGTTAAATGGATATAAACAGGCTATTGTTAAAAATTGCTTTATATATCATAAAGGACATGAATCTTTTAGAAAATCAGGTTCAATAGCAGAAAAACTTGTCGAAGAAAGCACAAATATTCTTGCACAAAAATTAGTTGATTATTACGGATATGGTAATGTTCCTACTCCGGAAAAATTATGGGGAATAAGCTGGTTTTGCCCTACAGATAAAAAATATGCTTTTATGTTTAAATATAGTGATAAAGATATAGATTTTAAAAAAGTAGAAGAAGAAATAAAGAATAACAAATATTCGGTAGCCATAATTTTGGTAAATTATAAAAACTGGAAAGATACAAAAGAGTGTGTTAATTCTTTAAAAAATTTAGATTATAAAAATTTTGCAATTTTTATTGTTGATAACAGCGAAGAAGATAAAGAAATTATTAAAAATTATTATAAAGATGAATATCAAATAATAGAAGAAAATGAAGAGATAAAAGATTTTTCTAAGCCGGTTGTTATCCTAACAGAAAATAAAGGATTTTCTCATGCCAATAATGTTGCTATAAAAAAGATAAAAGATAAATTTGATTATATATGGGTTCTCAATAATGATACTGTAGTAAATCCGGATACATTGAGCCATTTATTAGAAACTTCATTAAAAACAGATAATCCGGTAGTAACTTGCAAAATAAAAGATTTTCACCAAAAAGATAAAGTCCAATATAACGGAGTTATGGCTTCTTATATACCCATTGATGATACACCGGATAGAATTAAAGAAGCTAAATTTTTATCCGGTGCAAATCTACTTATGAAATCCAAAATATATGATGAGATAGGCTTATGGGAAGAATGCTACTTTTTATATTACGAAGATAACGATATTCATCAAAGATTATTAAAAAAAGGTTATAAATTGATATATACTCCATATACCGAAATCTATCACAAAGGTGGCTCTACAATAGGAAAATGGAAACAAAATGAGCTTTCCCTCTATTATGCTATGCGAAATAGAGCTTTATTCATGAAAAAACATTACGGGGATATTGATGACAGTTATTTTATAGAGTTAGTTAAAGACTATTTTAATAATTATGTAGAAAATATTGGTAATCTAAGAACAATCTTTACGGTAGTAATAGATATTTTTACAGGCAAAACCGGAAAATCATTTAATCCGGATTTAATAATAAACTACAAAAGAAAAGATGAAGATAAATTAAGAGAAATTTATAAAGATGCACCCAAAGAATTGCTTGAATTATATGTAAAATGTATGAACAAACCAAGAGATAAAGAGCAGTTTACAGAATTAATAAAATTTGCAAGGAAAGGATATGGACAATAA
- a CDS encoding CDP-glycerol glycerophosphotransferase family protein, translated as MDALKKLIEAYWLTGSQNIKNILIKKIRFQNLSRIKKYHSNKKLPLKVLFIVMHSSGFKSLNVLREMINDKTFEPIIMVNPYTLKDKESMIEQIEEEFEHIKNMNLPVQIISSYKKESDSWVNIKEEINPDIVFFTNPHKLTYYEYYEELFINYISYYVPYSHQISNYGNYYPQYNQLFHNAVFKIFTPHKDDLIIHQKYSDNKGINVEVTGYPATEKLIDKNYVPVDVWKPQKKKKIRIIYAPHHTFNYQELPLSTFLRYSEFMKNLVEKYKDEVQWVFRPHPLLKEKLIKYKDWGEYKTKKYWEFWEEHPNCQISEGGEYIDLFLTSDAMIHDCGSFLAEYLYVNKPVLYLVANSNIKEYFNSFGLKAFEACYHAYKEEDIDNFIKSLIEGKKDVKKTVREKFLEENIYPFFKDKTPSQRIIESIKKDFNII; from the coding sequence ATGGATGCCTTGAAAAAATTAATAGAGGCTTATTGGTTAACAGGTTCTCAAAATATAAAAAATATTTTAATAAAAAAAATCAGATTTCAAAATTTATCAAGAATAAAAAAATATCATTCAAATAAGAAATTACCATTAAAAGTATTATTTATAGTTATGCATAGTAGTGGGTTTAAATCTTTAAATGTTTTGAGAGAAATGATAAATGATAAAACTTTTGAGCCTATAATAATGGTCAATCCTTATACACTTAAAGATAAAGAATCTATGATAGAACAAATAGAGGAAGAATTTGAACATATAAAAAACATGAATTTACCTGTACAAATAATAAGTTCATATAAAAAAGAAAGTGATTCTTGGGTTAATATAAAGGAAGAAATAAATCCGGATATTGTATTTTTTACAAATCCTCATAAACTAACTTATTATGAATATTATGAAGAATTGTTTATAAATTATATTTCTTATTATGTTCCATATTCACACCAAATATCAAATTATGGAAATTATTATCCACAATACAATCAATTATTTCATAATGCCGTATTTAAAATTTTTACTCCTCACAAAGATGATTTAATAATTCATCAAAAATATTCCGATAATAAGGGTATAAATGTAGAAGTGACAGGTTATCCTGCAACAGAAAAATTAATTGATAAAAATTATGTACCAGTGGATGTATGGAAACCTCAAAAAAAGAAAAAAATTAGAATTATTTATGCTCCACATCATACCTTTAATTATCAAGAACTTCCTTTATCTACATTTTTAAGATACTCAGAGTTTATGAAAAATTTAGTTGAAAAATATAAAGATGAAGTACAGTGGGTATTTAGACCTCACCCTCTTCTCAAAGAAAAATTGATAAAATACAAGGATTGGGGAGAATATAAAACAAAAAAATATTGGGAGTTTTGGGAAGAACATCCAAATTGTCAGATAAGTGAAGGTGGAGAATATATAGACTTATTTCTAACTTCAGATGCAATGATTCATGATTGCGGTTCTTTCTTAGCAGAATACCTATATGTAAATAAGCCGGTTTTATATTTAGTAGCAAATAGTAATATAAAGGAATATTTTAACTCTTTTGGATTGAAAGCTTTTGAAGCTTGTTATCATGCCTATAAGGAAGAAGATATTGACAATTTTATAAAGAGTTTAATTGAAGGTAAAAAAGATGTTAAAAAAACAGTTAGAGAAAAATTTTTAGAAGAAAACATTTATCCATTTTTTAAAGATAAAACTCCTTCTCAAAGAATAATTGAATCTATAAAAAAGGATTTTAATATTATCTAA